A DNA window from Trichosurus vulpecula isolate mTriVul1 chromosome 2, mTriVul1.pri, whole genome shotgun sequence contains the following coding sequences:
- the LOC118839512 gene encoding 28S ribosomal protein S21, mitochondrial-like, protein MANHLKFIARTVMVQEGNEDGAYRTLNRILTVDGLIGDIKRRRYYEKPCRRRQRESYETCRRIYNMEMARKINFLMRKNRLDPWQGC, encoded by the coding sequence ATGGCAAATCACCTGAAGTTCATTGCCAGGACTGTGATGGTGCAGGAAGGCAATGAGGACGGTGCATACAGGACCCTGAACAGAATTCTTACTGTGGATGGGCTCATCGGTGATATCAAGCGGCGGAGATACTATGAGAAGCCATGTCGCCGACGACAGAGGGAGAGCTATGAGACTTGTCGGCGCATCTACAACATGGAAATGGCACGAAAAATTAACTTCCTGATGCGCAAGAATCGCTTGGATCCATGGCAGGGCTGCTGA
- the LOC118836849 gene encoding mitochondrial intermembrane space import and assembly protein 40-like: protein MGDSSAEPVAVGATTSETSSPQPKGRNGQSNNTELVANDPNDPDEEHSLIPPNENINWNCPCFGGMASGPCGEQFKSAFSCFHYSMEEVKSSDYVDQFRAMQECMQKYRHFYPQDEDEEEKVREDVEGATPMAMATATEASLTKEEGSS from the exons ATGGGAGAcagcagtgcagagcctgtggctgtgGGAGCAACTACCTCAGAGACTTCCAGCCcacagcctaaag gaagaaatggacagtCAAACAACACTGAGCTGGTAGCCAATGACCCCAATGATCCCGATGAAGAACACAGTTTGATACCACCCAATGAAAACATTAATTGGAACTGCCCATGTTTTGGGGGAATGGCCAGTGGTCCCTGTGGAGAACAGTTCAAGTCAGCCTTCTCCTGTTTCCATTACAGCATGGAGGAAGTCAAAAGTTCAGACTATGTGGATCAGTTCCGGGCCATGCAAGAATGCATGCAGAAGTATCGACACTTCTATCCCCAGGAcgaggatgaagaagagaaagtgagagaggatGTGGAGGGGGCCACACCAATGGCCATGGCCACAGCCACTGAGGCATCTCTGACCAAAGAGGAGGGCTCCAGCTAA